The Arcanobacterium pinnipediorum genome includes a region encoding these proteins:
- a CDS encoding LssY C-terminal domain-containing protein: protein MAKDYLQPHKPPVYQARQPVKTITRKRLYSFVDSAFAAYGLFLTFWFVLLLFLSGLTFSWQAVVSLIVFWLLLTYFALPRLHQMFTTWYLPDYFMARTKTADGLLGDPVNLAVNGSADDIHAAMRRAGWIQADEITLRSSLGIVRSSITRKSYPAAPVSDLFLFGNRHDFAYQQEVDGNAAQRHHIRFWKVPDGWKLPGGRSVDWLAAGTYDRAVGLSTMTLQITHKIDADVDAERDYVIDTVRYHDKDAGVSVIENFSTPFHDQNGGGDSVMTDGDMPVLDVSGAHSRAVAAGIDLDQADYLDLDTSNEFLNEKLPPKSLMFVGLLLVLQLCVSLLALFAVETWSLPQGGLSEGAVLAISAIIVVVMCFVLLVLTIRQYRWPRLVFLIIASLAATGEMILLWGNQTTNYPLYIEAGMSVLLVLVFSAPSVREWVYSIRRRGDVTRGK from the coding sequence ATGGCCAAAGACTATCTACAACCGCATAAACCACCGGTTTATCAGGCTCGACAACCAGTAAAGACTATAACGCGCAAACGACTCTACAGTTTCGTTGACAGTGCGTTTGCTGCTTATGGATTATTTTTGACTTTCTGGTTCGTCCTTCTTCTGTTTCTTTCTGGGCTGACCTTTAGTTGGCAAGCTGTTGTATCGTTGATCGTTTTCTGGCTTCTATTAACTTATTTTGCGTTACCTCGGCTCCACCAGATGTTTACTACCTGGTATTTGCCAGACTACTTTATGGCGCGGACTAAAACTGCCGATGGCTTGCTGGGAGACCCGGTAAATCTTGCCGTAAATGGTTCGGCCGATGATATTCATGCCGCAATGCGCCGGGCTGGATGGATTCAAGCGGATGAGATTACGTTACGCTCCTCGCTGGGCATTGTGCGCTCTTCGATTACCCGCAAGTCTTATCCAGCTGCACCGGTCTCGGATCTTTTCTTGTTTGGCAATCGCCATGATTTCGCTTACCAACAAGAGGTCGATGGAAACGCGGCTCAGCGTCACCACATTCGGTTTTGGAAAGTGCCTGATGGTTGGAAGTTGCCCGGTGGCCGAAGCGTAGATTGGTTAGCTGCTGGAACGTATGACCGTGCCGTTGGACTGTCAACAATGACGTTACAAATCACCCATAAAATTGATGCGGATGTGGATGCGGAACGTGATTACGTCATCGACACAGTGCGATATCACGATAAAGACGCAGGCGTATCAGTTATTGAAAATTTCTCCACTCCGTTCCATGATCAAAATGGCGGCGGTGACTCAGTGATGACTGACGGCGATATGCCGGTTCTTGATGTGAGCGGTGCACATAGCAGGGCAGTGGCGGCAGGTATTGATCTCGATCAAGCTGATTATCTTGACCTTGATACGAGCAATGAGTTCTTGAATGAGAAATTGCCGCCGAAATCATTGATGTTCGTTGGCCTTTTGTTGGTGTTGCAACTATGTGTGTCGTTATTGGCACTATTTGCTGTCGAAACCTGGTCGTTGCCGCAAGGTGGCCTGAGTGAGGGAGCAGTGCTTGCTATTTCTGCAATCATCGTCGTCGTCATGTGTTTTGTTTTGTTGGTCTTAACAATTCGGCAGTACCGGTGGCCACGACTAGTATTCCTGATCATTGCTTCGCTCGCTGCGACTGGCGAAATGATTTTATTGTGGGGGAATCAAACCACTAATTATCCATTGTATATCGAAGCAGGAATGTCCGTTTTACTAGTGTTGGTTTTCTCTGCGCCTTCAGTACGCGAATGGGTCTACTCTATTCGGCGCCGTGGAGATGTTACTCGCGGAAAGTAA
- a CDS encoding ISL3 family transposase has product MNQKLERTFTAYDPTVILARLVSLKDIRVLAYHRHGSQQEIEIEQVLKRPTCPRCESLARVKERPRVRYIDLPVYGRSMSLLWRKHRWYCPNVACDVGSWTSQDKRIAAQRCQMTTRAAKWATQQVGMGRTISEVAAELGCSWHTVNDAVTMYGQVLLQADRKRLNKTHAIGLDETSFVRIQGHRTSYVTTVCDVEHHQIIDIIPSCNYIDVARYLKDQPNAWKARIRYATLDMSPTYRAVYNVVLPQATQIADHFHVITLANRVLDTVRRRVQNQTLGHRGHKKDPLYKIRRLLTYGSEKLLPAMVQRLESMLVLGDPHAEVAIAYRIKERLREFYQQTDLGVATTMLAELIQTCLDVAMPPEIQQLGRTLQRWQLQILAYHQTHLSNSITEALNNLIKRIKRIGFGFTNFNNYRIRALLYAGKPNWRLLHNIFV; this is encoded by the coding sequence GTGAATCAAAAACTTGAACGTACCTTCACCGCTTATGATCCTACCGTAATTCTTGCTCGGCTTGTGAGTTTGAAAGATATTCGCGTCTTGGCGTATCACCGTCATGGCTCTCAACAGGAAATCGAAATTGAACAAGTCCTTAAGAGACCAACATGCCCACGTTGTGAAAGTCTTGCACGCGTTAAAGAAAGGCCAAGAGTACGGTATATAGATTTACCTGTCTATGGTCGGTCTATGAGCTTGTTATGGCGTAAGCACCGCTGGTATTGTCCAAACGTTGCATGTGATGTTGGTTCATGGACAAGTCAAGATAAACGTATTGCTGCTCAACGTTGCCAGATGACTACCAGGGCAGCTAAATGGGCGACCCAGCAAGTAGGCATGGGACGAACAATTAGCGAAGTCGCAGCTGAACTTGGTTGTTCTTGGCACACAGTCAATGATGCAGTAACTATGTATGGTCAAGTGTTACTACAAGCAGACCGTAAGCGTTTAAACAAGACTCACGCAATCGGGCTTGATGAAACAAGTTTCGTTCGCATACAAGGACACCGCACAAGTTATGTCACTACGGTATGTGACGTCGAGCATCATCAAATCATTGATATTATCCCAAGCTGTAACTACATAGACGTAGCCCGCTATTTAAAAGACCAGCCCAACGCTTGGAAAGCACGAATCCGCTATGCCACTTTAGACATGAGCCCAACATACCGTGCTGTGTATAACGTGGTATTACCCCAGGCAACTCAAATAGCTGATCATTTCCATGTGATTACGTTAGCCAATCGTGTGTTAGATACTGTACGTAGACGCGTACAAAATCAGACCTTGGGACACCGTGGGCATAAAAAAGATCCTTTATACAAGATTCGGCGTTTACTGACATATGGTAGTGAAAAACTACTGCCAGCAATGGTCCAGCGTCTAGAAAGCATGCTTGTGTTAGGAGATCCTCACGCTGAAGTAGCGATTGCGTATCGGATAAAAGAACGCTTACGAGAGTTTTATCAGCAAACAGATCTTGGTGTTGCGACCACCATGCTTGCAGAATTGATACAAACATGCCTGGATGTGGCTATGCCCCCAGAAATTCAGCAGCTAGGACGCACGCTACAACGATGGCAGCTTCAAATCTTGGCGTATCATCAAACGCATCTTTCTAATTCCATCACCGAGGCGTTAAACAATCTCATCAAACGTATTAAACGTATCGGATTTGGGTTCACGAATTTCAACAACTATCGCATTCGTGCATTACTGTATGCCGGTAAACCTAACTGGAGACTGCTGCATAATATCTTCGTGTAA
- a CDS encoding histidine phosphatase family protein, whose product MGVNRILLLRHGQTANNAQLRIQGTQDTPLNDVGFEQARQVARELNSFAITRIISSDLQRALSTAQAVGDITGLAVETDQRLRERGYGMWEGMTSAEIHAAYPQAWEKWRAGIEPDVAGVQTRDANGLSVAQAIEEYVQWAQADDEDHILLFVSHGSAIVNGVTKLMGQNPSEWTMLHGPDNCHWAELVIRPNSHPQYRVKSWNRWKFSAGTLVSSSQ is encoded by the coding sequence GTGGGGGTTAACCGAATCCTGCTTTTGCGCCATGGCCAAACCGCCAACAATGCACAGCTACGTATCCAAGGTACTCAAGATACTCCGCTTAACGACGTCGGTTTCGAACAAGCACGGCAAGTTGCGCGCGAATTAAATTCTTTTGCTATCACCCGAATTATCTCCTCAGACTTGCAACGTGCGCTATCAACTGCGCAAGCTGTCGGGGATATAACTGGATTGGCGGTCGAAACAGATCAGCGATTGCGAGAACGCGGATACGGCATGTGGGAAGGAATGACCTCCGCCGAGATTCACGCTGCATATCCGCAAGCATGGGAGAAATGGCGAGCAGGTATTGAGCCAGATGTTGCCGGCGTCCAGACCAGGGACGCCAATGGGCTAAGTGTGGCACAGGCGATCGAAGAATATGTGCAGTGGGCCCAAGCCGACGACGAAGACCATATTCTCCTTTTCGTCTCCCATGGCTCAGCGATAGTTAATGGGGTTACGAAGTTGATGGGGCAAAACCCTTCCGAGTGGACTATGCTCCACGGCCCTGATAATTGCCATTGGGCAGAGCTTGTTATCCGGCCGAATTCTCACCCGCAGTATCGGGTGAAATCGTGGAATAGGTGGAAATTCAGCGCAGGAACACTGGTGTCAAGTTCGCAGTGA
- the rsfS gene encoding ribosome silencing factor, giving the protein MSATQEAIDLTIIAARAASDVKATSITAIDVAERLALTDAFLVVSGSTERQVRAIVDAVEEALHKVGCRRKRREGMEGEAHWVLLDFGILMVHVQQDEDREFYALEKLWGDCPIIELPEDIQASEAAQESALAAYFSGGIDNATGDDATTSADQLS; this is encoded by the coding sequence GTGAGCGCAACTCAAGAAGCTATAGACCTAACCATTATCGCTGCACGTGCAGCATCTGACGTCAAAGCGACCTCAATTACCGCGATCGACGTTGCCGAACGCCTAGCGCTAACTGACGCGTTCCTCGTCGTCTCAGGTTCTACCGAACGCCAAGTGCGCGCCATCGTCGACGCTGTTGAAGAAGCGCTTCACAAGGTAGGTTGCCGGCGCAAGCGGCGCGAAGGCATGGAAGGTGAAGCACACTGGGTGCTCCTTGACTTTGGTATTCTCATGGTCCACGTCCAACAAGATGAAGATCGCGAATTTTATGCCCTCGAAAAGCTGTGGGGAGACTGCCCGATTATCGAGCTTCCGGAGGATATTCAAGCCTCTGAAGCCGCCCAAGAATCAGCCCTCGCAGCCTACTTCTCTGGCGGTATCGATAACGCAACCGGAGATGACGCAACCACCTCGGCAGATCAACTTTCGTAG
- the nadD gene encoding nicotinate-nucleotide adenylyltransferase → MDSSRYASSASPTGSHSPRARRRIGIMGGTFDPIHHGHLVAASEAQHVFGLDEVVFVPAGDNPFKTDRHISLGEHRYLMTVIATASNPLFSVSRVDIDRGGKTYTVDTLREMRNFYPGDELFFITGADVLPQILQWKDSQELWKLAHFVGVSRPGHELDMTGLPTDGVSLLEIPAMAISSTGIRRRVREGVPAWYLVPDGVVQYINKYHLYRPEEAQTTALTPITGSYTDQIDELKNSVKGMESHE, encoded by the coding sequence ATGGACAGTTCCCGATATGCATCCTCCGCCTCGCCCACTGGCTCGCATAGCCCAAGGGCGCGTCGGCGTATCGGAATTATGGGTGGAACTTTTGATCCGATCCATCATGGGCATCTCGTAGCGGCTTCAGAAGCTCAGCACGTCTTTGGGCTTGACGAGGTCGTTTTTGTGCCTGCAGGTGACAACCCGTTCAAAACCGATCGTCATATTTCCTTAGGCGAACATCGATATCTCATGACCGTAATCGCTACGGCGTCAAATCCGCTGTTTTCGGTCTCGCGAGTCGATATTGACCGCGGTGGTAAAACCTACACGGTCGATACGTTGCGTGAGATGCGCAACTTCTATCCAGGCGATGAGTTATTCTTTATCACCGGAGCTGATGTTTTGCCACAAATCTTGCAATGGAAAGACTCCCAAGAGCTGTGGAAGCTGGCACATTTTGTTGGCGTTAGTAGGCCAGGCCATGAACTCGACATGACCGGACTGCCCACAGATGGGGTTTCTTTACTAGAAATTCCGGCTATGGCGATTTCTTCTACTGGGATACGACGCCGAGTGCGCGAAGGGGTGCCTGCATGGTATTTGGTTCCCGATGGAGTAGTACAGTACATCAACAAGTATCATCTATATAGACCAGAAGAAGCGCAAACAACAGCCCTGACTCCCATCACGGGCAGTTATACTGATCAAATAGATGAATTAAAGAATTCTGTGAAAGGGATGGAAAGCCATGAGTGA
- the trxA gene encoding thioredoxin — MATVEITAENFKDHVKSGITVLDFWAEWCGPCRMFGPTFEAVSEQHPEVTFGKVNTEEQTELAQAFQVMSIPTVMVFRDGIRLFGGPGALNRDQLQALVKQASELDMDEVRAQLEQADAQQ, encoded by the coding sequence ATGGCAACCGTTGAAATAACAGCCGAAAACTTCAAAGATCACGTCAAGTCTGGTATTACCGTACTTGATTTTTGGGCCGAGTGGTGTGGTCCGTGCCGTATGTTTGGCCCAACTTTCGAAGCTGTTTCTGAACAGCACCCTGAAGTTACCTTCGGAAAGGTGAATACCGAAGAGCAAACCGAACTTGCCCAAGCTTTCCAAGTCATGTCAATTCCAACGGTGATGGTATTCCGCGATGGTATTCGTCTCTTCGGTGGACCAGGCGCTCTCAACCGTGATCAACTCCAGGCTTTGGTTAAGCAGGCTAGCGAGTTGGATATGGATGAAGTTCGTGCACAACTTGAACAAGCTGATGCTCAGCAGTAA